The following coding sequences lie in one Arachis hypogaea cultivar Tifrunner chromosome 9, arahy.Tifrunner.gnm2.J5K5, whole genome shotgun sequence genomic window:
- the LOC112710928 gene encoding phosphoenolpyruvate carboxylase kinase 1 — MCSSVKGQYEISEEIGRGRFGTIYRCYDVVSGEAYACKVIDKSIVADETDQQCILNEPKLMSLLTPHPNILTIHNAFEDDRSLSLILDLCLPLTLLDRLTASTVTPFPDACHVITQLLEAVSHCHRSGIAHRDLKPENILFDSRDILKLADFGSAEWFAGDGGGLMSGVVGTPYYVAPEVLMGREYDEKVDVWSCGVILYMMLAGAPPFYGDSAVEIFESVLRGNLRFPPRLFRNVSPAAKDLLRKMICKDPSRRISAEQALRHSWILRGGESEAAELT, encoded by the exons atgtgTTCATCGGTGAAGGGGCAATACGAGATAAGCGAAGAAATAGGGAGAGGGCGTTTCGGCACAATATACCGGTGCTACGACGTCGTTTCAGGAGAAGCATACGCCTGCAAAGTAATCGACAAATCAATCGTAGCAGACGAAACGGACCAGCAGTGTATACTTAACGAACCGAAGCTGATGTCACTCCTAACCCCTCACCCTAACATCCTCACTATCCACAACGCCTTCGAAGACGaccgctctctctctctcatcctcGACCTCTGCCTTCCCCTCACCCTCCTCGACCGCCTAACTGCCTCAACTGTCACTCCATTCCCCGACGCCTGCCACGTCATCACCCAGCTTCTAGAAGCCGTTTCTCACTGCCACCGCAGCGGCATCGCGCATCGCGACTTGAAGCCCGAGAATATTCTCTTTGATTCCAGAGACATCTTGAAGCTCGCCGACTTTGGCTCCGCCGAGTGGTTCGCCGGCGATGGCGGGGGTCTGATGAGCGGTGTGGTGGGGACGCCGTATTACGTGGCGCCGGAAGTGTTGATGGGGAGGGAGTATGATGAGAAAGTTGATGTGTGGAGCTGTGGAGTTATACTTTACATGATGTTGGCCGGTGCGCCGCCGTTTTACGGTGATTCCGCCGTCGAGATTTTCGAGTCTGTTCTTCGAGGGAACTTGAGGTTTCCGCCGAGGCTCTTCCGGAATGTGTCGCCGGCCGCCAAGGATTTGTTGCGGAAGATGATATGTAAGGACCCTTCTAGGAGGATCTCCGCCGAACAAGCCTTGA GGCACTCATGGATCTTGAGGGGAGGTGAGAGTGAGGCAGCTGAACTAACTTGA